From Corynebacterium sp. BD556, the proteins below share one genomic window:
- a CDS encoding DUF2304 domain-containing protein — translation MIQVLLLLAAAGLVAYFFANRRKANAKAWVKIGFVTLVFAAVWAILRPDDITVIANWLGVDRGTDLMLYVLIIAFFFTTLSTWTRFREQELRYARLARAIALQNAITPDNRD, via the coding sequence ATGATCCAGGTACTTCTACTTCTGGCTGCGGCGGGATTGGTGGCGTACTTCTTCGCCAACCGTCGTAAAGCAAATGCCAAAGCTTGGGTGAAAATCGGCTTCGTCACGTTAGTTTTCGCCGCTGTCTGGGCCATTCTGCGCCCCGACGACATCACCGTTATCGCCAATTGGCTCGGAGTCGACCGCGGCACCGACCTCATGCTTTACGTGCTGATCATCGCCTTTTTCTTCACCACATTGTCCACCTGGACCCGCTTCCGCGAGCAAGAGCTGCGCTACGCCCGACTGGCCCGCGCGATCGCGCTGCAAAACGCGATCACGCCAGACAATAGGGATTAG